A single region of the Streptomyces sp. NBC_00425 genome encodes:
- the mycP gene encoding type VII secretion-associated serine protease mycosin translates to MSRRTTARRAGLLSCLLACSVAFLPAAQAHADGIRAQQWALTALHTEQAWQTTKGKGVTVAVLDTGVEADHPDLVGNVLTGKDLVGFGAARGDRAWARHGTAMASIIAGHGHGYGDGDGVLGVAPEAKILPVRVILEDGDPQRTKARNTRGNALAEGIRWAADQGADVINLSLGDDSASAHPEPAEDEAVQYALKKGSVVVASAGNGGEKGDHISYPAAYPGVIAATAVDRYGTRASFSTRRWYATVSAPGVDVVIADPDHKYYQGWGTSAASAFVSGAVALVKAAHPGLTPAQIKKLLEDTARNAPNGGRDDSRGYGFIDPAAAIRTAGRLAPENLQSAAYGERYFGSGPEEPKADDTTSSWAGLLAGGAGGVLSVTAVLLWRGRRERDPHEPYEVL, encoded by the coding sequence ATGAGCCGACGCACCACCGCCCGCAGGGCGGGCCTCCTCAGCTGCCTGCTCGCGTGCTCCGTCGCGTTCCTGCCGGCCGCCCAGGCCCACGCCGACGGCATCCGCGCCCAGCAGTGGGCCCTGACCGCCCTGCACACCGAGCAGGCCTGGCAGACCACCAAGGGGAAGGGCGTCACGGTCGCGGTCCTGGACACCGGCGTCGAGGCCGACCACCCCGACCTCGTCGGCAACGTCCTCACCGGAAAGGACCTCGTGGGCTTCGGCGCCGCGCGCGGCGACCGCGCCTGGGCCCGTCACGGCACCGCCATGGCCAGCATCATCGCCGGTCACGGCCATGGCTACGGCGACGGCGACGGTGTGCTCGGCGTCGCGCCGGAGGCGAAGATCCTCCCCGTCCGCGTGATCCTCGAGGACGGCGACCCCCAGCGCACCAAGGCCCGCAACACCCGCGGCAACGCCCTCGCCGAGGGCATCCGCTGGGCCGCCGACCAGGGCGCCGACGTCATCAACCTCTCCCTCGGCGACGACTCCGCCTCGGCGCATCCGGAACCCGCCGAGGACGAGGCCGTCCAGTACGCGCTGAAGAAGGGGTCGGTCGTCGTCGCCTCGGCCGGCAACGGCGGCGAGAAGGGCGACCACATCTCCTACCCGGCCGCCTACCCGGGCGTCATCGCCGCGACCGCCGTCGACCGCTACGGCACCCGCGCGTCCTTCTCCACCCGCCGCTGGTACGCCACGGTCAGCGCGCCCGGCGTCGACGTCGTCATCGCCGATCCGGACCACAAGTACTACCAGGGCTGGGGGACCAGCGCGGCCTCCGCGTTCGTCTCGGGGGCGGTGGCGCTGGTCAAGGCCGCCCACCCCGGTCTGACCCCGGCGCAGATCAAGAAGCTCCTGGAGGACACCGCCCGCAACGCCCCGAACGGCGGCCGCGACGACTCCCGCGGGTACGGCTTCATCGACCCGGCCGCGGCGATCAGGACCGCGGGCCGCCTCGCGCCCGAGAACCTGCAGTCCGCGGCCTACGGCGAGCGGTACTTCGGCTCCGGGCCGGAGGAGCCGAAGGCGGACGACACGACGTCGAGCTGGGCCGGGCTGCTCGCGGGCGGCGCCGGGGGCGTGCTGTCGGTGACGGCGGTCCTGCTGTGGCGGGGCCGCCGAGAACGCGACCCGCACGAGCCCTACGAGGTTCTCTAG
- a CDS encoding serine hydrolase — MESSGARRSRRARPSRRRPFLPVALAVAAVLGVTAGGTVYVKKQSLPRAGAVSSSPATTTTPPSGSASGTGGGEVAVEPVAVPGKDHDALLTSAMKSVTVPGRAAVSVAVLAVDSRDTAVYGEGAFDTASIVKVDILAALLLQAQDADRHLTAAEKAYAAAMIENSDNDSASALWRSIGQAQGLDAANERFGLTDTAGGEDMLWGLTQTTAADQLTLLQQVFGDSSELSETSRSYLQGLMGRIAPGQRWGVSAAAEGSSWALKNGWLARSTTGLWDVDSIGRVTAGGRDYLVSVLSNGNATQAAGISLVETVAKAAVGVVAGGDAAGSASGSPTPSAPAVSGSASAAG; from the coding sequence ATGGAGTCCTCCGGAGCACGTCGCAGTCGCCGCGCTCGTCCCTCCCGGCGCCGTCCGTTCCTCCCGGTCGCGCTCGCCGTGGCGGCCGTCCTCGGGGTGACGGCGGGCGGGACCGTCTACGTGAAGAAGCAGTCGCTCCCGCGTGCGGGAGCCGTATCGTCGTCCCCTGCAACGACGACGACGCCGCCGTCCGGCTCGGCGTCCGGAACGGGAGGCGGGGAGGTGGCGGTGGAGCCCGTGGCGGTACCCGGGAAGGACCACGACGCGCTGCTGACGTCGGCGATGAAGTCGGTGACCGTGCCGGGCCGGGCCGCCGTGTCCGTGGCGGTGCTCGCCGTGGACTCCAGGGACACCGCCGTGTACGGCGAGGGCGCCTTCGACACGGCGAGCATCGTGAAGGTGGACATCCTGGCGGCTCTGCTGCTGCAGGCGCAGGACGCCGACCGTCACCTCACGGCGGCCGAGAAGGCGTACGCCGCCGCGATGATCGAGAACAGCGACAACGACTCGGCGTCGGCACTGTGGCGGAGCATCGGGCAGGCCCAGGGACTCGACGCGGCGAACGAGCGGTTCGGGCTGACGGACACCGCGGGCGGCGAGGACATGCTGTGGGGACTGACCCAGACCACGGCCGCCGACCAACTCACGCTGCTGCAACAGGTGTTCGGCGACTCGTCGGAACTGAGCGAGACGTCGCGGTCGTATCTGCAGGGCCTGATGGGACGGATCGCCCCGGGCCAGCGGTGGGGCGTCTCGGCCGCGGCCGAGGGCTCCTCGTGGGCGCTGAAGAACGGCTGGCTGGCGCGCAGCACGACCGGGCTGTGGGACGTCGACAGCATCGGGCGGGTGACCGCCGGCGGCCGCGACTACCTGGTGTCCGTGCTGTCGAACGGCAACGCCACGCAGGCCGCGGGGATCTCCCTGGTGGAGACGGTGGCGAAGGCGGCGGTGGGGGTCGTCGCGGGCGGCGACGCCGCGGGATCGGCGTCCGGGTCACCGACGCCGTCGGCGCCGGCGGTGTCCGGCTCCGCTTCCGCCGCCGGGTAG